The following nucleotide sequence is from Streptomyces pactum.
CCGGACGGTGCGCGGGGTGACCCCGAGCCGGTCGGCGAGAGCGGCTCCGGACCACTCGCGGTGCGTCTGGAACAGGGAGAGCAGACGGAGCAGACGGGCCGAGGTCTCCAGCATGGCCCCGAGTCTGCCAGCCGCCCCCGGACCGCCCGGCACCGCTCCGTCCCTCGCCGGCCGGACCGGCGGCGGGGCAGGCCCCCGGACGATCGGCCGCGCCCGACGCGGGGTCCTGCCGGACATGGAACACGGTCCGCCCGCGACACGGGTCCGCCGGGTGTGGAGCAGGAGCCGGCCCCGGACACGCGGGGGCCGCCGGGCGTGGCACACGGGCGGGCGCGGGCCGGGCCGCCGGACGCGGGACACGGGCGCTGCCGGGGCCGCCCGCCCGCCCCGGACGGTCGGCCGGGCCCGGGCGGGCCGGGCCGGACGCGGGCGGTCCCCAGCGGTCACCGGCCCGGGCGCACGGTCCGCCAGGCCCGGGGCCGCGGGGCACCGGGCGCGGCACGGACGACGGGCATCGGACGCGGCACGGGCGACCGCGGGGCGCGGCACGGACGGCCGGACGCGGGCGGACCCCAGCGGTCACCGTTCCGGGCGCACGGTCCACCGGGCGCGGGGCACCGGATGCGGCACGGACGACGGGCACCGGGCGCGGCACGGGCGACCGCAGGGCGTGGCACGGACCGGCGGGCGCGGCACGGACGGCGGGCACCGGACGCGGGCCGCCCGCGCCGGTGCTGCCGCCCCGCGGCGGTCAACCGGCCGGCTCGACCCGCACCGACAGGTCGTTGTCGGCCGTGTAGTACGGGCCGGCCTGCGCCGGGCCGTGCGGGGCCGTCACCCGTCGCGCCGGATAGACGAACACCGGCTTGCGGTCCGCCACGTCGTCCAGCAGCCGGGCGACGCGCGCCGGCTCCCCGGACGCCGGGCACAGCCACAGGTCCCACACCTCCGTGCCGCCCCGCCAGCCGTCGGCCAGCCGCTGGTGGTCGAGGGTGAAGGTGAAGCGGGCACCGTCCGCGGTCACCGGGACGGTCACCACCTCCGCCCGGTCGCGCAGCCGGGCCTCGGCCACCGCCCCGGCCAGCGCGGCGGCCGGGTCCGCCACGCCGTACAGCTCGCCGTGCACGGTGACCGCGGTGGCGTCGATGCCCAGGTCGCCGGCCTCCGCGTGCGCGGCCCGCAGCCAGCTGCGCAGCGACAGGTTGCCGTGCTTGGTGGGGTACGGGACGCGCACGGCCACCGGCCCGCCACCGGGCTCGGGCACCCGGTCCACCAGGGCGCGCAGATCGTTGACGCCGGGGAGCAGCCGGACCGGGCCGGCCTGCCCGGACTCCGCCGCGCCGTCCCGGGCGAGAGCGACGTGGACGTCCCAGCGGCCCTCGGGCAGCTCGGTGCCCAGAGTCAGCTCGGCGTTCAGCCGGCCGTCGGCCGCCGGGTGGAGCGGCAGCCGCACCCCGCGGTCGGCGGGGTCCGCACCGCGGCGCAGCAGCACCAGCTCGGCGCGCTCGCCGGTACGGGCGGCGGGGCCGCCGGACACGTGGAAGACCAGCCCTCCGCTGGCGTCGGCCGTACAGTCGGCGCGGGGCGGGACGGACACGGTGGCGGACTCCTCGGACGGGACGGACTTCGGGGACGACGACGGGGACGACGGGGCCGGCGACGACGGCGGCGCGGGCGCGGCCGGGGTCCCGGACGGGGCCGGGGTCGCGGACGGGGTCACGCGGCACGCGCCTTCCGCAGCACCGTGTACCCCACGTCCTTGGTCGCGAAGGCGCTGCTGAGCAGGGTGCCGCGGGTGCGGTGCACCGCGCCGCGGAAACCGCTCCGGGCGGTCAGGTCGGTGAAGAGCGACTCGTACCGTCCGGCGATGTTCGACGGGTCGAAGCGGGCCGAGCGCTCCAGGGCCGCGCGCCCCATCCGCCGCCGCAGCTCGTCGTCGTTGATCAGGTCCAGCAGGCCGCGGGCCACGGCCTTGACGTCGCCGGACTTCACCAGTCTGCCGTCGGTGCCGTCGTCGATGATCTCCGCCGGGCCGTGCGGGCAGTCGGTGGCGACCACCGGCAGGCCGCAGCGCATCGCCTCGACGATGGTCATGCCGAAGGACTCCAGGCTGGAGGTGACCGCGGCGATCGAGCCCTTGGCCCACTCCGGGTCCAGGGGGTTCGCCGGGCCCATCAGGTAGACGTGGTTGTACAGGTCGAGCTTGTCGATCAGGGCGCGCAGCTTGGCGTGCTGGGCGCCGCCGCCGTAGATCCGCAGCCGCCAGTCCGGGCGCTCCGCGGTCACCTGGGCGAAGGCCCGGATCAGCAGGTCGTACCGCTTGACCGGGGCCAGCCGGCCGGCCGCGATCACCCACTTGGCGGAGGTGTCGGCCGGGGCCACGCCGGGCTCCGGCACGCTGTTGGGCACCGCCTCGACCCGCACGCCGGGCAGCTTCATCTGCCGGCGGTAGGTCGCCGCGTCCGCCTCGGTGACGGTGGTGACCGCGTCCAGCCGCGGATAGGCGGCGCGCAGCGTGCGCTTGAGCGCCTGGGAGTGGGTGCTCAGCGTCAGGTGCTCCTGCCCGACGCGGACCGGGCCCCGGCGCGCCTCCTTGGCGATGTGCACGTTGAGACCCGGGCGGGTGCCGACGACCACGTCGGCCTCCAGGGTCCGCAGGTGCTCGCCGATCCGGCGGTCGGTCAGCACGCTGTACTGGCCGTAGCGGCCCTCGGTGGCGGGGAAGACCTTCGCGGGGCGGGTGTAGTCCGGGTCGTCCCCCTCGTAGGTCGGACTGCCCTTGCGGATGTCCACCAGGTGGCGCAGCCGCACCTTGTCGCCCGGGTCGAACACCGGCTGCTCACGGTGGCGGAAGACGGAGACGATCTCCACGTCGTGGTGCTCGGCGAGGGTGCGGGCGGTGTTGTACGTCGTCCGGATCGTCCCGCCGATCCCGTACGCGTTGTGAATAAGGAATGAGATGTGCATCCGTCCCGGTACCCCACTGCTTTCCCGCCGTTCCCGCGCGGACGACTCCTCCGGTCCGCCTGGCACTGGGTGAGACCAGTGCGGTGATCGCAAGGTTGGGCTTCATCACACTCTTGTTCCACAACAGATGTCCAATCGGTAACCGGAAACGGGAATTTTTGTGACCTGGTGTTCATCAGGCCGGGCTAGCGCCTCTTTCCGGCCAGAGCGAGCGGTCCGTCCGCCTCCGGAGCGGTCCCGCGGGCAGGGCGCCGCCGGGTGCCGCGGGCGGGCCGGGGCGCGGGCCGGGCGCGTGACCCGGACCGCGCGTCCTCCGTTGAGCAGTGGGTGCCGGGAACCGCCCGGACCGGAAGCACGAGACCGAGGAGCCACCCGTGCCGCGCATGCTCGACGTCAGCGACGACGTACGTGCCGAGATCGGCGATGAAGAAGCCGACCGGCTGCTCGCCGGTGAGAACGCCCCGGGGAGCTACGACTGCACCTCCTGCCGTACGCCCGGCGACGCCGAACAGGAGCGCACCAGCACCGTGCTCTTCGTCGGCCAGGAGACCGCCGTCCTCGCCTTCGCCCACGCCAGCTGTGTGCCATCGCAGGTGGTGCCGGTGTCCGAGGAGCAGTTGCAGGGCGCGGTCGCCTCCATCACCGGCGAACAGCATCCGGCGGCCGGCTCGGGGGCACCGGCCGGCGCCGCGGCCGGCGTACCGTCCGGCATGCCGCACGGCGGACCGGCGGGCGGCGGACTCGGTGGCGGGATCGATGGCGGACTCGGCACCGGGCCCGGCGGCGGCCTCGGTGGCGGGCTCCCGGACGCCGGTCCCCCGCTCGGCGCCGCACCGGCCGCGCCCCGGCAGGCGGTGCTCAACGTCACCTGTGGGCTGGTCCTGCTGGGTGAGGAGCCGCGGCCCGCGCTGGTGGTGGAGCCGACCGCGCCGATCGCCCGGCCGGGCAGCACCGGTCCCGGCGACGAGTTCCTCCAGCTGCTGCTGGAGCAGGGCTTCGCGCCGCTCCACGACCTCAACGCCGCTCCGCCGCCGGTCCCCGGCTGGTCGGTGCTGATGGCGGCGGGTCAGCTGCACACGATCCTGATGCCCACGGCCGGCGGCGGGCAGATGGCGTGGTGGCAGGCGCACCGGCCGATGCCGGTCACCGACGGCTGGCGGACGGCGGTCAACAAGGCGCCGTCGGTGCTGGTCTACGCCGCGCCGGTGGGGTCGATCGGCAGCCAGCCGCGCGAGGACCAGCTCCGGGAGGCGCTGGAGCGCACCGCCGCCCGGGGGCTGCTGGTGGCCGCCGTCATGCCGCTGTCCGGCACCTGACGGGCCCGGTCCCCGGTCCGGCGGCGCCGTCTCCGGTCCATCTGACCGGTCCTCCCCGGCCGGTTCCGCCGCGACCGGTTCCGCCGCGACCGCGGCATCCCGCGGAAATTACCCCATTCGTCGCAACACCCGCATCCGGGGAGGGAACCGGTCGTTGGCTCCTGTGTGCACGCATACGACCCAGCTTCCCGTTCCCCGTACCAGAACGTGATCCCCGGCATGCGCCCCGCGCAGGACCCCGCGCCGGAGTATCCGCGGCGCTCCTCGACGCCGATCTACGACGCGCTGTACGCGGAGTACCGCAGGCTCTTCCGGGCCCTGCCCGGGGACCGCACCGGCGACGAGGAGCTGGGCTTCGTCGGGTTCGCCGCCCTCGGCCCGGACGGCCGGCGGCAGCCGAACTGGCAGCGCCAGACGCCCGGCACCGGCCGGACCGCCGCGGACCGGCCGGCCGACCGGCCGTACCGGGGCGGCTTCCAGCCCGCGCTGCCGCCGGCGCCGCGGGACGGCCACGGCATCGGCTACTGAACCGGGAGCCGGCAGCGGCTGCCGGCGGGAACGGCCCGGGGGCCGACCGTCCACACGGTCGGGCCCCGGGCCGTTTTACAGGTCCGGCGCCGGGACGGCCGCCGGAACCGGCTACTTCTTCCGGCCGCGCTTCTCCCGCACCCGCACCGAGATGTGGATCGGCGACCCCTCGAAGCCGAACTCCTCACGCAGGCGCCGCTCGATGAAGCGCCGGTAGCTCGCCTCAAGGAACCCGGAGGCGAAGAGCACGAAGCGCGGCGGCTTGGTGCCGGCCTGGGTGCCGAAGAGGATGCGCGGCTGCTTGCCGCCCCGGATCGGGTGCGGGTGGGAGGCGACGATCTCGCCGAGGAAGGCGTTGAGCCGCCCGGTGGGGACCCGGGTCTCCCAGCCGGCCAGCGCGGTCTCGATGGCGGGGACCAGCTTCTCCATGTGACGGCCGGTGCGGGCCGAGACGTTGACCCGCGGCGCCCAGGCGACCTGGCCCAGCTCGGTCTCGATCTCCCGCTCCAGGTAGTAGCGGCGCTCCTCGTCGAGGGTGTCCCACTTGTTGTAGGCGATGACCAGGGCGCGCCCGGCCTCCACCGCCATGGTGATGATGCGCTGGTCCTGCACGCTGATCGACTCGGTGGTGTCGATCAGCACCACCGCGACCTCGGCCTTCTCCACCGCGGCGGCGGTACGCAGCGAGGCGTAGTAGTCGGCGCCCTCCTGGAGGTGGACCCGGCGCCGGATGCCGGCTGTGTCCACGAACTTCCAGGTCTTGCCACCCAGCTCGATCAGCTCGTCCACCGGGTCCCGGGTGGTGCCGGCCAGCTCGTTGACGACCACCCGCTCCTCACCGGCCACCCTGTTGAGCAGCGAGGACTTGCCGACGTTGGGGCGGCCGATCAGCGCGACCCGGCGCGGCCCGCCGACGCCGCCGGCGCCGAAGGTCTGCGCGGGGGCGGTGGGCAGCGCCTCCAGGACCGCGTCCAGCATGTCGCCGGTGCCCCGGCCGTGCAGCGCGGAGACCGGGTACGGCTCACCGAGGCCGAGCGACCACAGCGCGGTGGCGTCCGCCTCGCCGCTGGGTCCGTCCACCTTGTTGGCGCAGAGCACCACGGGCTTGCCGGCCCGGCGCAGCAGCTTGACCACGGCCTCGTCGGTGTCGGTGGCGCCGACCGTGGCGTCCACCACGAACACCACCGCGTCGGCCGCCTCGATGGCGAACTCGGCCTGCGCGGCCACCGACGCGTCGATGCCGAGGACGTCCTGCTCCCAGCCACCGGTGTCCACCACCTTGAAGCGGCGGCCGGCCCACTCGGCCTCGTAGGTGACGCGGTCCCGGGTGACGCCGGGGCGGTCCTCGACGACGGCCTCGCGGCGGCCGATGATCCGGTTCACCAGAGTCGACTTGCCGACATTGGGGCGGCCGACGACGGCGAGCACCGGCAGCGGGCCGTGCCCGGCCTCCTCCAGCGCGCCCTCCACCTCCTCGGCGTCGAAGCCCTCCTGCGCGGCGAGCTCCATGAACTCCGCGTACTCGGCGTCGCCAAGCTCACCGTGCTCGTGGCCGGTGTGGATCTGGTCGTTCATGAAGCCTGTTCCTCGTCGTCCGTCCAGGCGGTCCGGGGTGGACCACCAGTCAAGTCTGTCGTAACCGCCGGGCTACCGCCGGGCGGTTTCCCGGCCGGTGGAGCGCCGGGCGTGTGCCAGGTGGTCGCTGAGCCGCCGCTGGATGCGGGTGGTCGCCTCGTCCAGCGCCGCCCGGGTGCCCTTGCCGGCCCGCGGTCCGCCGCTGCCGGGCTCCTGGGCGTGGAAGGGGTCGCCGAAGACCACGTCGATCCGGCCGCGGAGCCGGGGCAGTCCGGGTATCAGCCGGCTCCGGGTCTCCTCGCCGGCGCTGCCGAGCACCGCCACCGGCACGATGGGGGCGCCGGAGCGCACCGCGAAGTACGCCAGTCCGGCGCGGAGCGAGGCGAAGTCGCCCTCGCCGCGGGTGCCCTCCGGGAAGATGCCCAGCACCCGTCCGTCCCGGAGCACCGCCAGGGCGTCCTGGACCGCGGCCCGGTCCACGCCGCCGCGGTCCACCTTCAGCTGGCCGAGGCCGCGCAGGAACGGGTCGAGCGGCCCGACGAACGCCTCCTTCTTGACCAGGAAGTGCACCGGCCGGGGGGAGGTGCCCATCAGCATCGGGCCGTCGACGTTGTGCGCGTGGTTCCCCGCCAGGATCACCGGCCCGGCGGGGGGCACCCGCCAGGCGCCGAGCACCCGCGGCCGCCACAGCGTGTGCATGAGCCCGATGCCCAGCCGGCGGCCGAACGCCGCCCCGGCCGCGGACGGCGACGCGGACCCCGACGGGCTCACCTGGCCTGCTGCTTCTCTTGGACGAGCGTGACCACGCACTCGATGACCTGCTGCAGGGTGAGGTCGGTGGTGTCCACCTCGACCGCGTCGTCAGCCTTCGCCAGCGGCGAGGTCTTCCGCCCGGAGTCGGCGGCGTCGCGCCGGGCCAGCGCCGCCTGGGTGGCGGCCAGGTCCGCGGCGTCCTTGCCGCCCAGCTCACCGCTGCGGCGGGCCGCGCGGGCCTCCGCCGAGGCGGTGAGGAAGATCTTCAGGTCGGCGTCGGGCAGGACGGTGGTGCCGATGTCCCGGCCCTCGACCACGATGCCGCGCTCGGCGGAGGCGGCGATGGAGCGCTGCAGCTCGGTGATGACCGTCCGCACCTCGGGCACCGCGCTGACCGCGCTCACCCGGGAGGTGACCTCCTGGCCGCGGATCGGCCCGGCGACGTCCACGCCGTCCACCGTGATGGTGGGAGCGGCCGGATCGGTGCCGGAGACGATGACCGGCTTGGCGGCGGCGTCCGCGACGGCGGCGGTGTCGGTCACGTCGATGCCGTTGTTCAGCATCCACCAGGTGATCGCCCGGTACTGGGCGCCGGTGTCCAGGTAGCCGAAGCCCAGCTCGGCGGCGACGGCCTTGGAGGTGCTGGACTTGCCCGTGCCTGCGGGGCCGTCGATCGCGACAATCACTGCTGCCGGGGCGGTCCGGGCGGCGGTTTCCACGGTGACAGACACCTTCCTGGTACACGAGCGGGGTGATCGGGGGCTGCGAGGAGCGCCTCGGACAAGGTTACTGGGTGACGGGGCCGCCCCGGACAGCCCACCGGGCACATGTGTGCGAATCGGCCGATGTCCCGGCCGGCCGCGGCACACCTCCCCCACCGGCACGTACGCCCCGCGGACCCGCCGGTACCCGGCCGCCGCGGGGGGCCGCCGCCAGGAGGCGGCCCTGGACGTCCCCCGCGGACCCGGGCCCCGCCGCTCCGGCCGGGCCACGCCGCACCCGGGCGCGCGGGCCGTGGGCCGGCGGACCGCGGCCGGGCACCGGACGGCCCGGGGCACCGGAACGGGCCCGCGCCGGCCGGCACGTGCCCGGGGCGGCCGGTGCCCCGGGAGGCCACCGTGGCCCGGGGCGGCCGCGTGCACGGGGGCACCCCCGTATGCCGGGAGGCCGCCCGCACTGCCGCCCACCTGCCGGCCGCGTACCGGGGGCGGCTCCGGCCGTGGGACCGTCGCGTACGCCCGGAGACCGCGCTGCCGCCGGCAGGTGCGCGGCGGCGCCGCGGCCGGGCGGTCAGCGGCGGATGGACCAGCCGCGCTCCCGCAGCGCCTCGGTCAGCCCCTCGGCGGACCGCGGCTCCACCATGAGCTGGATCAGACCGGCCTGCTGCCCGGTGGCGTGCTCGATCCGCACGTCCTCGATGTTGATGCCCGCACGGCCGGCGTCGGCGAAGATCCGGGCCAGCTCGCCGGGCTGGTCCCCGATGTACACCGCCACCACCTCGTACGTGGCGGGGGCCGCGCCGTGCTTGCCGGGGACCCGGTCGCGGCCGGCGTTGCCGCGCCGCAGCACGTCCTCGATGCCCGCCGCGCCGCCGCCGCGTTCGTCCTCCGACGCCGACTCCAGGGCGCGGAGCGACCGGACCGTGTCCGCCAGGTCCGCGGCGATCTCGGCGAGCACGTCGGCGACCGGGCCGGGATTGGCGGAGAGGATGTCGAGCCACATGCCCGGGTCCGAGGCGGCGATCCGGGTGACGTCCCGGATGCCCTGCCCGCACAGCCGTACGGCGGTCTCGTCGGCGTCCCGGAGCCGGGCCGCGACCATGCTGGAGACCAGCTGCGGGGTGTGCGAGACCAGGGCGACGGCCCGGTCGTGGGCGTCGGCGTCCATGACGACCGGGACCGCCCGGCACAGCGCGACGAGTTCCAGGGCGAGGTTGAGCACCTCGGTGTCGGTGCCGCCGTCCGGGCCCGGGGTGGGTGTGAGCACCCAGGGCCGGCCCTCGAAGAGGTCCGCGCTCGCCGCGAGCGGCCCGGAGCGCTCCCGGCCGGCCATCGGGTGGGTGCCGATGTAGCGGCTGAGGTCGCAGCCGAGCGCCGTCAGTGCCCGGCGCGGGCCGCCCTTGACGCTGGCCACGTCCAGATAGCCGCGGGCCGCGCCGCGGCGCATCGCCCCGGCCAGGGTGTCGGCCACCCGGGCGGGCGGCACGGCGACGATCGCCAGGTCCACCTGACCGGCGGGCTCCGCATCGG
It contains:
- a CDS encoding glycosyltransferase family 4 protein, with product MHISFLIHNAYGIGGTIRTTYNTARTLAEHHDVEIVSVFRHREQPVFDPGDKVRLRHLVDIRKGSPTYEGDDPDYTRPAKVFPATEGRYGQYSVLTDRRIGEHLRTLEADVVVGTRPGLNVHIAKEARRGPVRVGQEHLTLSTHSQALKRTLRAAYPRLDAVTTVTEADAATYRRQMKLPGVRVEAVPNSVPEPGVAPADTSAKWVIAAGRLAPVKRYDLLIRAFAQVTAERPDWRLRIYGGGAQHAKLRALIDKLDLYNHVYLMGPANPLDPEWAKGSIAAVTSSLESFGMTIVEAMRCGLPVVATDCPHGPAEIIDDGTDGRLVKSGDVKAVARGLLDLINDDELRRRMGRAALERSARFDPSNIAGRYESLFTDLTARSGFRGAVHRTRGTLLSSAFATKDVGYTVLRKARAA
- the der gene encoding ribosome biogenesis GTPase Der — translated: MNDQIHTGHEHGELGDAEYAEFMELAAQEGFDAEEVEGALEEAGHGPLPVLAVVGRPNVGKSTLVNRIIGRREAVVEDRPGVTRDRVTYEAEWAGRRFKVVDTGGWEQDVLGIDASVAAQAEFAIEAADAVVFVVDATVGATDTDEAVVKLLRRAGKPVVLCANKVDGPSGEADATALWSLGLGEPYPVSALHGRGTGDMLDAVLEALPTAPAQTFGAGGVGGPRRVALIGRPNVGKSSLLNRVAGEERVVVNELAGTTRDPVDELIELGGKTWKFVDTAGIRRRVHLQEGADYYASLRTAAAVEKAEVAVVLIDTTESISVQDQRIITMAVEAGRALVIAYNKWDTLDEERRYYLEREIETELGQVAWAPRVNVSARTGRHMEKLVPAIETALAGWETRVPTGRLNAFLGEIVASHPHPIRGGKQPRILFGTQAGTKPPRFVLFASGFLEASYRRFIERRLREEFGFEGSPIHISVRVREKRGRKK
- a CDS encoding lysophospholipid acyltransferase family protein, giving the protein MSPSGSASPSAAGAAFGRRLGIGLMHTLWRPRVLGAWRVPPAGPVILAGNHAHNVDGPMLMGTSPRPVHFLVKKEAFVGPLDPFLRGLGQLKVDRGGVDRAAVQDALAVLRDGRVLGIFPEGTRGEGDFASLRAGLAYFAVRSGAPIVPVAVLGSAGEETRSRLIPGLPRLRGRIDVVFGDPFHAQEPGSGGPRAGKGTRAALDEATTRIQRRLSDHLAHARRSTGRETARR
- the cmk gene encoding (d)CMP kinase — protein: MSVTVETAARTAPAAVIVAIDGPAGTGKSSTSKAVAAELGFGYLDTGAQYRAITWWMLNNGIDVTDTAAVADAAAKPVIVSGTDPAAPTITVDGVDVAGPIRGQEVTSRVSAVSAVPEVRTVITELQRSIAASAERGIVVEGRDIGTTVLPDADLKIFLTASAEARAARRSGELGGKDAADLAATQAALARRDAADSGRKTSPLAKADDAVEVDTTDLTLQQVIECVVTLVQEKQQAR
- a CDS encoding prephenate dehydrogenase produces the protein MRTALVIGTGLIGTSAALALAGRGVRVHLADHDPDRARTAAALGAGTDAEPAGQVDLAIVAVPPARVADTLAGAMRRGAARGYLDVASVKGGPRRALTALGCDLSRYIGTHPMAGRERSGPLAASADLFEGRPWVLTPTPGPDGGTDTEVLNLALELVALCRAVPVVMDADAHDRAVALVSHTPQLVSSMVAARLRDADETAVRLCGQGIRDVTRIAASDPGMWLDILSANPGPVADVLAEIAADLADTVRSLRALESASEDERGGGAAGIEDVLRRGNAGRDRVPGKHGAAPATYEVVAVYIGDQPGELARIFADAGRAGINIEDVRIEHATGQQAGLIQLMVEPRSAEGLTEALRERGWSIRR